A DNA window from Sphingopyxis sp. CCNWLW2 contains the following coding sequences:
- a CDS encoding TMEM175 family protein gives MSDSDPTLGGDIGRRGMPSGRMEALTDGVVAIVITVMVIELRVPAGNGWVGLAASLPLLLVYALSFVNVGLFWNNHHHLLQATGRIDGRVLWANLFHLFWLSLIPYTIRWLDESGFAALAVAAYGVILGMASIGYELLVRTIIASHPGNAVIARAVGRDIKGRVSVASYALAAGLALVHPGIALAIYLAIILLWLVPDRRMERILSD, from the coding sequence GTGAGCGATAGCGACCCTACGCTGGGCGGCGATATCGGTCGTCGCGGAATGCCGTCTGGGCGGATGGAAGCATTAACCGATGGCGTGGTTGCTATCGTCATCACGGTGATGGTCATAGAATTGCGTGTTCCCGCCGGCAATGGTTGGGTAGGCTTGGCGGCGAGTTTGCCGCTGCTCCTCGTTTACGCACTGAGCTTCGTGAACGTCGGTCTTTTTTGGAACAATCACCATCACCTGCTGCAGGCGACCGGTCGCATCGACGGGCGGGTGCTATGGGCCAATCTCTTCCATCTCTTCTGGCTCAGCCTTATTCCCTATACGATCCGCTGGCTCGACGAGAGCGGCTTCGCCGCGCTCGCGGTGGCGGCGTACGGCGTCATCCTCGGCATGGCATCGATCGGTTATGAACTTCTCGTGCGCACGATCATCGCTTCGCATCCCGGAAATGCGGTGATCGCGCGAGCGGTCGGCCGCGATATCAAGGGCCGTGTCAGTGTCGCATCCTACGCGCTGGCGGCCGGCCTTGCCCTTGTGCACCCCGGGATCGCCCTGGCGATCTATCTGGCCATCATTCTGCTGTGGCTCGTCCCCGACCGCAGAATGGAACGGATATTGAGCGACTGA